One genomic region from Terasakiella sp. SH-1 encodes:
- the nqrE gene encoding NADH:ubiquinone reductase (Na(+)-transporting) subunit E: MEVYLSLFVKSIFIENLALSFFLGMCTFLAVSKKIETALGLGIAVVVVQSITVPANNLILSTFLNEGALAWLGMPDLDLRFLGLICYIGVIAAMVQILEMVLDKFFPPLYHALGVFLPLITVNCAILGGALFMVERDYGFGESVTYGIGSGIGWALAITAMAGVREKLKYSDVPEGLRGLGITFITAGLMSMGFMAFSGVKL; the protein is encoded by the coding sequence ATGGAAGTCTATCTTAGCTTATTTGTAAAATCGATTTTCATTGAGAACCTTGCACTTTCCTTCTTCTTGGGGATGTGTACGTTCCTTGCGGTATCGAAGAAAATTGAAACAGCACTTGGTCTGGGTATCGCGGTTGTCGTGGTACAATCCATTACGGTTCCGGCCAACAACCTCATCCTGTCCACTTTCCTGAACGAAGGGGCACTGGCCTGGTTGGGCATGCCTGATCTGGACCTGCGTTTCCTCGGTCTGATCTGTTACATCGGTGTTATTGCGGCGATGGTACAGATTTTGGAAATGGTTCTGGATAAATTCTTCCCACCACTTTACCACGCGTTGGGTGTCTTCCTGCCGTTGATCACAGTGAACTGTGCGATCCTCGGTGGTGCGCTCTTCATGGTAGAACGTGATTATGGTTTTGGTGAATCCGTCACATACGGTATCGGTTCCGGTATCGGTTGGGCATTGGCAATTACAGCCATGGCCGGTGTTCGTGAGAAACTGAAATACAGCGACGTTCCGGAAGGTCTTCGTGGCCTTGGGATCACATTCATTACAGCGGGTCTGATGTCCATGGGTTTCATGGCGTTCTCAGGCGTGAAGCTGTAA
- a CDS encoding Na(+)-translocating NADH-quinone reductase subunit C, producing the protein MSDNEQNAAPAETPLRTIIVAVTLSLIASIAVSAAAVMLKPTQELNKSLAKKKIILQVAGLYEEGADVETAFQSKIEPRLVDLATGQYSDAKDAGAYDQRKASKDPAQSKALSGADDIASIKRQANLASVYLVKEGDELKKMILPVHGYGLWSTLYGFVALKPDLNTVSGLQFYEHAETPGLGGEVDNPKWRGLWADKKLYDTSGDVKISVVKGVASGDHQIDSIAGATLTSVGVHNLVQFWVGEKGFGPFLRNMKQ; encoded by the coding sequence ATGTCTGATAACGAACAAAACGCAGCTCCTGCTGAAACACCGTTGCGCACAATTATCGTTGCGGTCACGCTGAGCCTTATCGCTTCTATCGCCGTATCTGCGGCAGCCGTTATGTTGAAGCCGACGCAAGAACTGAATAAAAGCCTGGCGAAGAAGAAAATCATTCTTCAAGTTGCCGGCCTTTACGAAGAAGGTGCAGACGTTGAGACGGCTTTCCAAAGCAAAATTGAGCCGCGTCTGGTTGATCTGGCAACAGGTCAATATAGCGATGCCAAAGATGCGGGGGCTTATGACCAACGCAAAGCATCCAAAGACCCGGCACAAAGCAAGGCTCTTTCCGGTGCTGATGATATTGCAAGCATCAAGCGTCAAGCCAACCTGGCAAGCGTCTATCTGGTTAAAGAAGGTGACGAGCTGAAAAAGATGATCCTGCCGGTTCACGGTTATGGTCTGTGGTCAACTCTGTACGGTTTCGTGGCTTTGAAACCTGACCTGAACACAGTGTCCGGTTTGCAGTTCTACGAACATGCAGAAACACCGGGTCTGGGTGGTGAAGTTGATAACCCGAAATGGCGTGGCCTGTGGGCTGACAAGAAGCTGTATGATACCTCTGGCGACGTGAAAATTTCCGTTGTGAAGGGTGTGGCTTCCGGTGATCACCAAATTGACTCGATTGCGGGGGCGACACTGACATCTGTTGGTGTACATAACCTGGTTCAGTTCTGGGTCGGTGAGAAAGGCTTTGGTCCTTTCTTGCGTAACATGAAACAATAG
- a CDS encoding polysaccharide biosynthesis C-terminal domain-containing protein, which translates to MKRVESKANDLFSPFRRRLERFDRAVLSGSWLAIVIACTGFALDYLLNLALSQWLNPADLGDYSVAVSIAVFGGMFALLGTDQTLMQFLPQYLEDTDWNRVKGLLTFSFSVVLVTSLMGSGLALGGAFLGPEDWTSHPSLLAFAILPLVSLTLLSSKTLRGFRHIVMATAPTGVVLPLLIMAGGYYLSLQGRVTDWDLVAVFGMSFLLLLLVQMVVVGRHVVGPIGRAQAQYETREWASTSLSLMVAAVLFLAMEQMGIYMCEFLAGEEDVAIYAVLLKHARFLLIIFMAVNLSVIPFISPALRRGDRKELQRLYGTSMHLVMWGGLLPLVVFIIKGEDILEAFGPEYAVGYPGLLVLMGAYYLNFIAGFSVPFLQFSGHRRIVVWSIAVALVVEVILFALLIPEYGFAGACWSMGATLCGLSIWLTTQCWHRLGLRPLGLLHKVED; encoded by the coding sequence GTGAAAAGAGTTGAAAGTAAGGCAAACGATTTGTTCTCTCCCTTTCGTCGCAGATTGGAACGTTTTGACCGGGCTGTTCTTTCAGGCAGCTGGTTGGCAATCGTTATTGCCTGTACAGGGTTTGCTCTGGATTACTTGCTCAACCTTGCATTGTCTCAATGGCTCAACCCGGCTGATTTGGGTGATTATTCGGTTGCGGTTTCCATTGCCGTTTTTGGCGGCATGTTTGCCTTGTTGGGCACCGATCAGACCTTGATGCAATTTCTCCCGCAATATTTGGAAGATACAGACTGGAACCGTGTAAAAGGTCTTCTGACCTTTAGTTTCAGTGTGGTGCTTGTGACCAGCTTGATGGGGAGCGGGCTGGCTTTGGGCGGGGCCTTTCTCGGGCCAGAAGATTGGACAAGCCATCCTTCTTTATTGGCTTTTGCCATTTTACCATTGGTATCCTTGACATTGCTGAGTTCAAAAACCCTTCGGGGGTTTCGTCATATTGTGATGGCGACGGCCCCAACAGGGGTGGTTCTGCCCCTGCTGATTATGGCGGGGGGCTATTATCTAAGCTTGCAGGGCAGGGTGACGGACTGGGATCTGGTTGCGGTTTTTGGGATGAGTTTTCTTTTGCTCTTGCTGGTCCAGATGGTGGTTGTTGGTCGCCATGTCGTGGGTCCTATAGGACGGGCACAGGCACAGTATGAAACGCGTGAATGGGCAAGCACTTCACTTTCTTTGATGGTGGCCGCTGTTTTATTTTTGGCAATGGAACAGATGGGCATTTACATGTGTGAGTTTCTGGCTGGCGAGGAAGATGTTGCCATCTATGCTGTCTTGCTCAAGCATGCCCGTTTTCTGCTGATTATTTTCATGGCGGTGAACCTGAGTGTCATTCCCTTTATCAGCCCCGCTTTGCGCCGTGGGGATCGCAAAGAATTACAGCGTTTATATGGAACCAGCATGCATCTGGTGATGTGGGGGGGCTTGTTGCCCCTGGTTGTTTTCATCATCAAGGGGGAAGATATTCTGGAGGCTTTCGGGCCGGAATATGCTGTGGGCTATCCCGGTTTGCTGGTGTTGATGGGGGCCTATTATCTGAATTTTATTGCAGGCTTTTCTGTTCCGTTTTTGCAGTTTTCCGGGCATCGCCGGATTGTCGTCTGGTCGATTGCTGTGGCCTTGGTTGTTGAGGTCATTCTCTTTGCCCTGTTGATCCCTGAATATGGTTTTGCCGGGGCCTGTTGGTCCATGGGGGCAACTTTGTGTGGCTTGTCCATTTGGTTGACAACCCAGTGTTGGCATCGTCTAGGCTTGCGTCCGCTGGGGCTTTTACATAAGGTTGAAGACTGA
- the nqrM gene encoding (Na+)-NQR maturation NqrM encodes MMDLFLLSFGVVILVIAGMAIGVMFKRKPIQGSCGGLNAIDDSDHCVVCKRPHDPNSCYQKNLRKRLS; translated from the coding sequence ATGATGGATCTCTTTTTATTAAGTTTCGGTGTTGTTATTCTTGTGATTGCAGGAATGGCAATTGGCGTGATGTTTAAGCGCAAGCCCATTCAAGGCAGTTGTGGCGGATTGAATGCGATTGACGACTCTGACCATTGTGTGGTCTGTAAACGCCCTCATGACCCCAATAGCTGCTATCAGAAGAACCTGAGGAAGCGTTTAAGCTAG
- a CDS encoding CBS domain-containing protein → MLHTVRVKDFMVTDFVTLRPEDDMYHAVQVLVHKEVPAAVVLDKRDKLVGVLSETDCVRVVLDASYNERPPGKVEEYMTTEMDTVDVDATLLDTAALFKEKTYRLYPVVDHGRLVGIVTRRRCLKATENFFERFNNEQPG, encoded by the coding sequence ATGTTACACACAGTTCGCGTTAAAGACTTTATGGTCACGGATTTTGTCACGCTTCGTCCTGAAGATGACATGTATCACGCCGTCCAGGTTCTGGTTCACAAAGAAGTTCCGGCAGCAGTTGTTCTTGATAAGCGCGATAAGTTGGTCGGTGTCTTATCTGAAACAGACTGCGTGAGAGTCGTTTTGGATGCATCTTATAACGAGCGCCCACCAGGCAAGGTGGAAGAATATATGACGACAGAGATGGACACCGTTGATGTGGATGCCACCCTGTTGGATACGGCTGCCTTGTTTAAAGAGAAAACATACCGTCTCTATCCCGTTGTCGATCATGGTCGTCTGGTTGGTATTGTGACACGCCGGCGTTGTCTCAAGGCGACGGAAAACTTCTTCGAACGTTTCAATAATGAGCAACCTGGCTAA
- a CDS encoding NADH:ubiquinone reductase (Na(+)-transporting) subunit B — translation MGLRNFFDSMHHHFDVGGKYEKYYALYEMVDTFLYSPKDVTYKAPHARDHLDLKRLMSYVVVAAIPCILFAMYNTGLQTNMALQTVGQANPDTVQGFILNMFGIGFDPNSFIANMFHGFLYFLPIYVVTLVVGGLWEVLFAMVRGHEVNEGFLVTSMLYTLILPPTTPLWQVALGISFGVVIGKEVFGGTGKNFLNPALVGRAFLYFAYPASQSGDSVWVPVDGYSGATALSIANEKGFAALPEAGITWMDAFLGFIPGSLGETSALAAFMGGAFLIFAKIANYRLIAGCLLGMIGTSLLFNTIGSDTNPMFAMPWYWHLVIGGYAFGLIFMVTEPVSGAMTNKGRWVYGALIGVMVVLIRVVNPAFPEGMMLAILFGNIFAPLIDHFVVKANIKRRLSRNV, via the coding sequence TTGGGACTCCGTAATTTCTTCGACAGCATGCACCATCATTTCGATGTCGGCGGGAAATATGAAAAATACTATGCTCTTTACGAGATGGTTGACACATTCCTGTATTCGCCGAAAGATGTGACATACAAAGCGCCGCACGCACGTGATCACTTGGACCTTAAGCGTCTGATGAGTTATGTGGTTGTTGCTGCCATCCCCTGTATTTTATTTGCGATGTATAACACAGGTCTGCAAACCAACATGGCGTTGCAAACTGTGGGACAAGCAAACCCGGATACGGTTCAGGGCTTTATTCTTAACATGTTTGGTATCGGGTTCGACCCGAACAGCTTTATTGCCAACATGTTCCACGGCTTCCTCTATTTTCTCCCGATCTATGTGGTGACACTGGTTGTTGGGGGGCTTTGGGAAGTTCTGTTTGCCATGGTACGTGGTCACGAAGTAAACGAAGGTTTCCTCGTCACTTCCATGCTTTACACATTGATCTTGCCGCCAACCACGCCACTTTGGCAGGTTGCCCTGGGTATTTCTTTCGGTGTTGTCATCGGTAAGGAAGTGTTCGGTGGTACAGGTAAGAACTTCTTGAACCCGGCCCTTGTTGGTCGTGCGTTCCTGTACTTTGCTTATCCGGCCAGCCAGTCTGGTGATTCTGTTTGGGTTCCGGTTGATGGGTATTCCGGTGCGACAGCACTGAGCATTGCCAACGAAAAAGGCTTTGCAGCACTGCCGGAAGCGGGCATCACTTGGATGGACGCATTCCTCGGCTTTATTCCGGGTTCTCTGGGTGAAACATCTGCTTTGGCTGCCTTCATGGGTGGCGCATTCCTGATCTTTGCAAAGATTGCCAACTACCGCCTGATTGCGGGTTGTTTGCTCGGTATGATCGGCACAAGCTTGCTGTTCAATACAATCGGTAGCGACACCAACCCGATGTTTGCCATGCCTTGGTACTGGCATCTGGTTATCGGTGGCTATGCCTTTGGTTTGATCTTCATGGTGACAGAACCTGTTTCCGGTGCAATGACCAACAAAGGCCGCTGGGTCTATGGTGCATTGATCGGTGTGATGGTTGTTCTGATCCGCGTTGTGAACCCGGCCTTCCCGGAAGGTATGATGCTGGCGATCCTGTTCGGTAACATCTTTGCACCGCTGATCGACCACTTTGTTGTTAAAGCGAATATCAAACGGAGGCTGAGTCGCAATGTCTGA
- a CDS encoding Na(+)-translocating NADH-quinone reductase subunit A: MRIKKGLDVPITGAPEQQIYDGNPVNTVALIGPNFSWIKPSMKVAVGDHVKRGQALFVDKQCPDITYASPGGGKVIAINRGHRRVLESVVIELDKDEQAVQFEKFAPDSLADIPVEKIREQLTTSGGWTCFRTRPYSKVPHSQDTPRSIFVTAMDSNPLAADANVIIEDAKEDFYNGLTLISKLTEGPTFVCKYPGGNIPGADIAGVRFEDFEGPHPAGNAGTHIHYLDPVSATKTVWTISYQDVIAIGKLFTTGERSPDRVVSLAGPGVKKPRLVRTRIGANLNELTKDECNYDDCRVISGSLLSGDTAEDTFAYLGRYHSQVTVMHEGRQRDLLGWLIPKFDKYSFARVNLSALTPSKLFNLTTNRNGSYRAMVPVGLYEEVVPLDILPTQLLRSLLVLDTDSAQQLGALELDEEDLSLCSFVCHSKYNYGEALRENLTKIEKEG; this comes from the coding sequence ATGAGAATTAAAAAGGGCTTGGATGTTCCGATTACCGGAGCACCGGAGCAGCAGATTTACGATGGTAATCCCGTCAATACAGTTGCCCTAATCGGGCCTAACTTTAGCTGGATTAAGCCATCTATGAAAGTCGCCGTGGGTGACCACGTCAAACGAGGTCAGGCATTGTTCGTCGACAAGCAATGTCCCGATATCACATATGCGTCTCCGGGCGGCGGTAAAGTGATTGCGATTAACCGCGGTCATCGTCGTGTTCTGGAGTCGGTTGTTATCGAGCTTGATAAAGACGAACAGGCCGTACAGTTTGAGAAATTTGCACCGGATAGTCTCGCTGACATTCCGGTTGAAAAGATTCGCGAACAGCTGACGACTTCCGGTGGGTGGACTTGTTTCCGCACACGCCCGTACAGCAAGGTGCCGCATTCGCAAGATACGCCGCGCTCCATTTTTGTAACAGCAATGGACAGTAATCCGTTGGCCGCTGACGCCAATGTGATTATTGAAGATGCCAAGGAAGACTTCTACAACGGTCTGACGCTGATTTCAAAACTGACCGAAGGTCCGACATTTGTTTGTAAATATCCGGGTGGCAACATTCCGGGTGCTGACATTGCAGGCGTTCGTTTTGAAGACTTTGAAGGTCCGCACCCTGCTGGTAACGCAGGGACTCATATCCACTATCTGGATCCGGTAAGCGCGACAAAAACAGTCTGGACCATCAGCTATCAAGATGTGATTGCTATCGGTAAACTGTTCACAACAGGTGAACGTTCTCCAGATCGCGTTGTGTCATTGGCTGGTCCGGGTGTTAAAAAGCCTCGTCTGGTACGCACACGTATCGGTGCCAACCTGAATGAGCTGACAAAAGACGAATGTAACTACGACGATTGTCGTGTGATTTCCGGCTCACTGCTTTCTGGTGACACCGCCGAAGATACATTTGCGTATCTGGGGCGCTATCACTCACAGGTCACTGTGATGCATGAAGGTCGTCAGCGCGATCTTTTGGGCTGGCTGATCCCGAAATTCGATAAATACTCCTTTGCACGTGTGAACCTGTCTGCGTTGACACCGAGCAAACTCTTCAACCTGACAACAAACCGTAACGGTAGCTACCGTGCCATGGTGCCGGTCGGGCTTTATGAAGAAGTTGTGCCGCTGGATATTTTGCCGACCCAATTGCTGCGTTCTTTGTTGGTTCTGGATACTGACAGCGCGCAACAACTCGGCGCATTGGAATTAGACGAGGAAGACCTCTCGCTGTGTAGCTTCGTTTGTCATAGTAAATATAACTATGGTGAAGCGCTACGTGAGAACCTCACAAAGATCGAGAAGGAGGGCTGA
- a CDS encoding NADH:ubiquinone reductase (Na(+)-transporting) subunit D, which yields MAKDNVLTDPLIDNNPIMLQVLGICSALAVTSSLTVSLIMCVALTSVVASSNFLISCIRNQIPSSIRIIAQMVIIASLVIVVDQILKAYAYDISKTLSVFVGLIITNCIVMGRAEAYAMSNPPGKSFLDGIGNGLGYSIVLISVAVIRELFGSGKLMGITILPTVNDGGWYVPNGLLLLPPSAFFVIGLLIWAVRSYKPKQVEALDFKISFPAGH from the coding sequence ATGGCGAAAGATAACGTCCTGACGGACCCATTAATTGATAACAACCCGATTATGCTGCAGGTACTGGGTATCTGTTCTGCATTGGCGGTAACATCATCACTGACAGTGTCTTTGATCATGTGTGTGGCCTTGACATCGGTTGTTGCGTCTTCAAACTTCCTGATCAGTTGTATCCGCAACCAGATCCCCAGCAGCATTCGAATCATCGCACAGATGGTTATCATTGCATCGCTGGTTATCGTGGTTGACCAGATCCTGAAAGCTTATGCCTATGACATCAGCAAAACACTGTCCGTATTCGTTGGTTTGATTATTACAAACTGTATCGTTATGGGCCGTGCAGAAGCTTATGCGATGTCTAACCCTCCGGGGAAAAGCTTCCTTGACGGTATTGGTAATGGTTTGGGTTATTCCATCGTACTGATTTCTGTTGCGGTTATTCGTGAGCTGTTCGGTTCCGGTAAACTGATGGGTATTACAATCCTGCCGACTGTCAATGACGGTGGCTGGTATGTGCCTAACGGTTTGCTGCTGCTGCCGCCAAGCGCGTTTTTCGTAATTGGTCTGCTGATTTGGGCGGTTCGCTCTTATAAGCCGAAGCAAGTCGAAGCGCTTGATTTCAAAATCTCCTTCCCAGCGGGGCACTAA
- the nqrF gene encoding NADH:ubiquinone reductase (Na(+)-transporting) subunit F, with the protein MQEFTAGVVVFTAIVLALVVIILFFRKLLVPSGNVSILINDEKTIEVAPGGKLLTTLADNGLFIPSACGGGGSCGQCTVNVHEGGGSLLPTEESHINKREAREGCRLSCQVAVKQDMKIDVPEEVFGVKKWECEVVSNENVATFIKCPIFKLPEGEDVPFRAGGYIQIECPPYDISFKDFDVEEEYRADWDHFNLWETSHKQEEDCLRAYSMANYPEEKGQIMLNVRIATPPPGSEGIPPGIMSTYIWNLKPGDKVTISGPYGEFFARETDNEMVFVGGGAGMAPMRSHIFDQLKRLKSKRKISFWYGARSVKEMFFVEDFDGLQEENENFQWHCALSEPQPEDNWEGYTGFIHNVLYDEYLKDHPAPEDCEYYLCGPPIMNSSVIQMLLDLGVERENILLDDFG; encoded by the coding sequence ATGCAAGAATTTACAGCAGGTGTCGTTGTATTCACAGCCATCGTTCTGGCGTTGGTCGTCATCATTCTGTTCTTCAGAAAGTTGCTCGTCCCGTCTGGTAACGTGTCGATCCTGATCAACGACGAAAAAACAATTGAAGTGGCCCCGGGCGGGAAACTTCTGACCACATTGGCCGATAACGGCCTGTTCATTCCATCAGCTTGTGGTGGCGGTGGGTCTTGCGGCCAGTGTACGGTTAACGTACATGAAGGTGGCGGCTCTCTTCTGCCGACTGAGGAATCACATATTAACAAGCGTGAAGCACGTGAAGGCTGTCGTCTTTCTTGTCAGGTTGCTGTAAAGCAAGACATGAAAATCGACGTGCCGGAAGAAGTCTTCGGTGTGAAGAAATGGGAATGTGAAGTTGTCTCTAACGAAAACGTTGCGACCTTCATTAAATGCCCGATCTTTAAATTGCCGGAAGGTGAAGACGTACCGTTCCGCGCCGGTGGTTACATTCAGATCGAATGTCCTCCGTATGATATTTCGTTCAAAGACTTTGACGTTGAAGAAGAGTATCGCGCTGATTGGGATCACTTCAACCTTTGGGAAACAAGCCACAAACAGGAAGAAGATTGCCTGCGTGCTTATTCCATGGCGAACTATCCGGAAGAAAAAGGGCAGATCATGCTCAACGTGCGTATCGCTACGCCTCCTCCGGGTTCTGAAGGCATTCCTCCAGGGATCATGTCCACTTACATCTGGAACCTGAAGCCGGGTGACAAAGTGACAATTTCTGGTCCGTATGGTGAGTTCTTTGCACGTGAAACTGACAACGAAATGGTCTTCGTTGGTGGTGGTGCCGGTATGGCGCCGATGCGCTCTCACATCTTCGACCAGCTCAAGCGTCTGAAATCCAAACGTAAGATTTCCTTCTGGTACGGTGCACGTTCCGTGAAAGAAATGTTCTTCGTTGAAGATTTCGACGGTCTGCAAGAAGAGAATGAGAACTTCCAGTGGCACTGTGCCCTGTCTGAACCGCAACCGGAAGATAACTGGGAAGGTTACACAGGCTTCATTCACAACGTTCTGTATGACGAATATCTGAAAGATCACCCGGCACCAGAAGATTGTGAATACTATCTCTGTGGCCCACCCATCATGAACTCCTCTGTGATTCAGATGCTGCTTGACCTTGGCGTTGAACGCGAAAATATTTTGCTCGACGACTTCGGTTAA
- a CDS encoding SAM-dependent methyltransferase, whose translation MTTTTNEQYPSYEDHQKAWEELANGIASLKDDVQSLAERGETSAQPKGSLTIIGSGIETLGFSMGDEELIRSADKVLYCVADPATVVWLKRARPDALDLYVLYGENKIRYTTYMQMTEAQLYWVRQGLKVVVVFYGHPGVFVLSTHRAILLARREGHRAIMKAGVCALDTLCADLGVDPCHPGMQTHEATDCLIRQRHIDPTLHVILWQVGLIGELGYRRQGYLNNGFSIFVNWLIDIYGPDYEITHYIGSRYPTIDPMIEVYPLHELHNPEVQEKITGISTFYIAPRDVVATNRDMALQLGVVKKGQELITPKSPLREIGEYGPREMKAFDAFKKFAIPKSYKWQEETAASNFLIELRFDMDLQDEYRYAPVEALEDSRFDNLSERERALLTSRDSGAIQIAAKGAFKRSSENERLIDDLLNSKKDCADIIQLIKSKPVPTARAAFNGWVSDKNYQPDWSQFHSSVDFIYRNSLYPWTGLYMVDEDQQIIITLIGNRKHRQKSILYINDTPIRKFSLKNGSIVWNTQRDVDFNGYLRLDLQGDGTRRLVGKIWTEDEEQGDIPPFYASQVNPQRKDVLPRLLDFIGSTQLDQISGEYVLRSNGRFANTLTAASISPEHMQIDGQDVDWFKITGNVLKWSGGTRDFYSGEISFILDPIIGSVELYGQCRAKEEEETQLKCYGSRTSFLAGEYGGPALPEWAQSSLMKISQDNLSKGGLMLWNKWEKADLTNLTVANLISSIV comes from the coding sequence ATGACAACAACGACAAACGAGCAATACCCAAGCTATGAAGACCATCAAAAAGCATGGGAAGAACTGGCAAACGGTATTGCCTCTTTAAAAGACGATGTTCAGTCCTTGGCAGAGCGGGGGGAAACCTCCGCTCAACCCAAGGGGAGCCTGACGATTATCGGATCCGGCATTGAAACCCTTGGGTTTTCCATGGGAGATGAGGAACTGATTAGAAGTGCAGATAAGGTCCTCTATTGTGTGGCGGACCCGGCAACAGTGGTTTGGTTAAAGCGGGCAAGGCCGGATGCACTGGATTTGTATGTACTTTATGGCGAAAATAAAATTCGCTACACAACCTATATGCAAATGACAGAGGCGCAGCTTTATTGGGTTCGCCAAGGGCTCAAGGTTGTGGTTGTGTTTTATGGTCATCCCGGTGTTTTTGTTTTATCCACCCATCGTGCCATTTTACTGGCCCGACGTGAAGGACACCGCGCCATTATGAAGGCAGGTGTTTGCGCATTGGACACCTTATGTGCGGATTTGGGGGTCGACCCGTGTCACCCCGGTATGCAAACTCATGAGGCAACGGATTGTTTGATCCGCCAGCGCCATATTGATCCGACCCTGCATGTGATCTTGTGGCAAGTGGGCTTGATTGGGGAACTGGGCTATCGCCGGCAAGGCTATTTGAATAATGGCTTTTCTATTTTTGTGAATTGGCTGATTGATATTTATGGGCCGGATTATGAAATTACCCATTATATCGGATCGCGTTATCCAACCATTGATCCGATGATTGAGGTGTACCCCTTACATGAGCTGCATAACCCAGAAGTGCAGGAAAAAATAACAGGAATTTCGACCTTTTATATTGCGCCGCGTGATGTGGTGGCAACCAACAGGGATATGGCTTTACAGTTGGGTGTCGTTAAAAAAGGTCAGGAACTGATTACGCCGAAATCGCCATTGCGCGAGATCGGGGAATATGGCCCGCGTGAGATGAAAGCCTTTGATGCGTTTAAGAAATTTGCCATTCCTAAATCCTATAAATGGCAGGAAGAAACAGCCGCCAGTAATTTTTTGATTGAGCTGCGCTTTGATATGGATTTACAGGACGAATACCGTTATGCCCCTGTTGAAGCCTTGGAAGATAGTCGTTTTGATAATTTGTCAGAACGTGAAAGGGCCTTGTTGACCAGTCGGGATTCCGGTGCCATTCAAATTGCGGCCAAAGGGGCCTTTAAACGGTCAAGTGAAAATGAACGCTTGATTGATGATTTGCTCAATTCGAAAAAAGATTGTGCTGATATTATTCAGTTGATCAAATCCAAACCCGTCCCCACAGCCCGTGCAGCCTTTAATGGTTGGGTCAGTGATAAGAATTATCAACCAGACTGGTCACAGTTCCACAGTTCGGTTGATTTCATTTATCGCAACAGCCTTTATCCCTGGACGGGGCTTTATATGGTTGATGAAGATCAACAGATTATCATCACATTGATCGGTAATCGCAAACACCGCCAGAAAAGCATTCTTTATATCAATGATACGCCGATCAGAAAGTTTTCACTGAAAAACGGTTCAATCGTTTGGAACACCCAAAGGGATGTGGATTTCAACGGTTACTTACGTCTTGATTTGCAAGGTGATGGAACACGCCGTTTGGTCGGTAAAATCTGGACAGAAGATGAAGAACAGGGTGATATCCCGCCGTTTTATGCCAGTCAGGTTAATCCGCAGCGCAAGGATGTCCTGCCGCGCTTACTTGATTTTATCGGTTCAACACAGCTTGACCAAATCAGTGGGGAGTATGTTCTGCGTTCCAATGGGCGTTTTGCTAATACATTGACAGCAGCCTCCATCAGTCCTGAACACATGCAGATTGATGGTCAGGATGTGGATTGGTTTAAGATTACGGGCAATGTCTTGAAATGGTCGGGCGGTACGCGTGATTTTTACAGTGGAGAAATCTCTTTCATTTTGGACCCGATCATTGGCTCGGTTGAACTTTATGGGCAATGTCGTGCCAAAGAAGAAGAAGAGACGCAGCTGAAATGTTATGGTTCCCGTACGTCTTTTCTCGCAGGTGAGTATGGTGGACCGGCTTTACCTGAATGGGCGCAATCTTCCTTGATGAAAATTTCGCAAGATAATTTGTCGAAAGGTGGATTGATGCTGTGGAACAAATGGGAAAAAGCGGACTTGACCAACTTGACGGTTGCGAACCTGATTTCTTCCATTGTGTAG